In Rhodohalobacter sp. SW132, the genomic stretch GATAACCTGCCAAATAGCCACCCATAGAAAATCCGATAATACAAGTTCTGTTACTGGAAATAGCACCCGTCGTTCGCTGGATAATTTGCCTTATAAACCTGGAGGCATGATCAAGCGAAACCCGAAATTGTTCCTGTTCCCCATCATACATATACCATGCTCTGCCCCAATCTTCAACTTTTTTTTGTCCTTTTCGGTCGTACAGTGGATAAGGCCCCTGAATAAACAGATGATAGGCAGAGAGGCCCAACATCGGTATACATTCTGTTTTAAATGATTTAATATTCTTTCCAAATCCATGCAGATATACAATCAGTGGTTTTTCAGCTTCTTTTTTACCGGTCTCGAGAAGCTGGTAGGGTACCTGTATTTTAAACCCTGCTTTTCCTGATTGCAATAATTCAGCCTCAGATTCTTTCATATATAACTACAACTTTATTTTTTCTGGATATTCAACGTATTCAAGGCATAATCCATGTGACGGTGCAGAGTAGGCTTTTTGTCTGACTTCTTCACCCCTTAATAAATCTTCAAATTTCCCTGTCTCCGCTTTGCCGGTTGCTTCTCGCACCATTGCACCTGTCAGCCGTCGGACCATATGCCTTAAAAACCGGTTCGCTTGTACGCGGTAGCAAAGCATTCCGTCATTTTCAAACCAATAGCTCTGCGATACCGTACAAATAGTTGTCATATTCTCAACTTCAGGAGGGATACAGAAATTCCTGAAATCATGTGCCCCCAATACTTTACCAGCAAGTTTTTTGAGAACATTCCTTTCGATTTCGTATCCGCAATTCCATGAATAATGCCTTCGCAGCGGTGATTTTCTCTCCATGATCCGATAAAGATATGATCTGGACAGTGCATGAAATCGGGCATGGAAACCGGGATCAGCCAGAACGGCATCCGTCATGGCTACATCAGGAGGAAGAAGTCCGCGCATGGCATGGATGAAGCGGTTTCTCTCAGTTTCATCGGGAAGATCGGCGTGGGCGGTCTGAGCCATGGCATGTACTCCGGCATCTGTTCGGCCCTGGCCGGCAATATCCACATCAAACTGAAAAAGAGTTGAAAGTGCCTCCTCGATAACCTGCTCAACGGTTCGACCCCTGGGCTGTTTTTGCCAGCCGCTAAATTTAGTTCCGTCGTATTCAAAGGTTAGCTTCCAGCGTTGCATCTTAAAAGCGAAAAGAAAGATTTGCAACGATCCCGGTATCTCCGCTGCCAATTGGATGCACCGGTGTGAACACAAGTTCGGGACTACTCGCCATGTTCCGGGCCCTTCGGTAGGCGCTGACTGCACTTACGGCACGGTTAACCACCATGAGTGCTGCAATAGCGGGAAGCTGGTTTCTGGCATTGTCGCTCTTTTCACGCAGTTCCTGGTATCGCTGACGATCTTCGGGAGTCTTCCACTCCCACCGGTTTTCGGGTGAATCTGCAAAGAGTTGGTCCCAATTCCGGCTCCGCAGCTGAAAATCGTTGTATTCGGCGAGATTATCGTGTTGTCCCAGTGCCAGTCGGAATGCACGGGAGCGATCATGAATGGCAACACCTGCCTTGTGATTGGCAAATGTTAAATACTGATCCTCAAGATTTCCTGCGCGGGCTGTAAATCCAAAATAACTTCCGATCAGAACCAATTCTGCTCCGAGATGTACCTGGCCTCTCAGCCAGTTGTCACTGTCGTTGTAATAATGCCCCCAGCCCGGAACAGCAAGAGATCGAAGAAAAGAACCGCGCGGATCAGGCTGCGCCTCCGCCTGGATGGGTATCCAAACCAACAGTCCCGCAAGCAAAATAATCGCTGTAGAAAAGGATCTGCGGGATTGTTGAATCGTCTTCAAAATTTAGCCAAGGTATATATTAATTATAGTTTATCAGATGAATTGTACGAATATTATTCTTCAGATTCATCATCCGAATAGTTCTCCTGTGTTTTCTTCTCCCGAGACCAGTGTCGGAAAATCGAAATGGTAAACCCGCCCATCAGCAGAAATGTCCCGAGCCATACGACCGATACAAACGGTTTGATTTCTGCGACTACGAGAATCCAGTCTTCTTCGAAATCTTCAAGGGTTCCGTTGATCGTCAGTTCGATCGATTCATCCTCGGGAATCAACCGTGAAAACTGTACTTCCATCTCCCACGCATCAATCGCCAGACCGGGTGAATAGGTAAAACTCCTGCCCTCTTCTGTATATACAGCAAAAAGCGGTTCAACTTCGTAGGCGCGCCCGCTCGAAATGTTTTCTACACGTATGAGCGCACGAATTCCAACCTGTGTATTATCGGGCAGATGCTCTTCTGATGCCGGCCTGAAATCAACAAAAGATAAAGAAAAATCACCCGCTTCGACGGTTTCCCCTCGCGTAAGTTCTACTTTCTGTGTATCGTCTTGCGGCTCCTCATTTCCTGAGACAGGCAGCAATTGATTCTGGCGTTCAACCCGCTCATTTTCATTTGCTACATACCGGCTGCCGGCTACATAAAAGTAAATATCGCTAAGCAAGCCGCTTCGTACATGCGGATCTACCGACCACTCGATGTTATCCCTGGACGAGGTTGTAAGCATCGGGTAAACCACCGGGTCCATATAAAAAGGACTTCCACCGTCTACAGGCTCGAACCTGACCCGGTATGATTGCTGCCCGGGGCGGGGAGAATCGGATACTTCATACCCTTCATAGGTAACCATCCAGCGTTCGTTTATCAGTTTTGGACGATCAATCTCCAGCTCAAACATCTCCACCGGCTGAGTGACCGGGAATCCTTCTTCATCATACACATCACCCTGGGCTATTCTTGCATTGTAGTCTGCAGCGCGCTGATCGAGCAGCGGTTCGGTATATACAGATGATGCGATTATCCCGAGCAGCAGCACACCAAAACCGATATGGTTTAATGAGCCCCCGATCAGTTTCGGCTTTCGTTTTAACAGATCAAACAGTATTGCACCGTTACCAAACACGGCAAACCAGGCCGCAAAAATAAATACCATATAATAGATGTTTCTTACATCACCCAGAATTATCGAAAGTATTGAGGCGATGGACGTAAGAAGCAGCGGGACGACTAAAATTCCGGCAAGGGATTCCCATGTATATCTTTTCCAGAAAAGATGCTGGCCAATCACAGTGAAGAACGCCATGATAATGGCAATAGGCATGCTCCAGTTATTGTAGAACGAAATTTCCGGAGGTGTGGGATTATCAACGAAAAATCGCCCGATGATTGGTGAACTGGTTCCAAATATAATTACAAGCCCCATAATCAATAGCAGCATTGACCCGGTAAACGTCATGAACTCGCGGCTCAAAACCGTAGACTCTTTTTCAGGGCTTGGCAGCTCTCTGTACCGGTAGAGATAAAAACCGATTCCGAGGAATGTCATCACTAAGATGAATAGCAAAAGTTGACCGTACAACCCAAGATCCACAAAACTGTGCACAGATTGTTCACCCAGTACGCCTGAACGCGTTAAAAAGGTTTGATATACAATCGCAATGTAGGCCAGAATGGATAAAAATATTGAGGCTTTGTGCGCCCTTGAGCTTTTCCTCTGGATAATCATGGCGTGAATTCCCGCAGTTCCGATCAGCCACGGCACCAGGGATGCATTTTCTACGGGATCCCAGGCCCAGTATCCGCCAAACGAGAGAGTTTCATATGCCCAGTATCCGCCAAGAAAAATTGCAGTAAGCAGTGAAAGGTTTGCTGCGAGAGTCCACGGTAACGCAGGTTTAATCCATTCGTGATAGGTTTTTGTCCAGAGTGATGCGATTGCAAACGCAAAAGGAACCGTCATCATAGCAAAGCCGACAAAAATAATCGGCGGGTGAATCATCATCCAGGGACTTTTCAGCAGATCATTCAGACCGGAACCGTCAGCTGGAACAAAATCCGGATTAGCCTGGATAAATGGTGCGTTGGGCATTTCCATTGCGATCGTTCTGAAGGGAGATGCACCGATGTTGATTCCAAAAAAGTTCCATCCAACCACCATGGAGAGGAGAAAAACCTGTGTGAGAGCCATCACCGCCATCACCGGAGCTTTATATGGGGTTCGTGTCCACTTTATCAGCCCGATTCCAACGACAAAGGAGCATATAATCCAGAGCATAAAACTCCCCTCCTGTCCGCCATAAAAAGCAGAAAAGAGATATTGAGTCTCCAAATCGAGGCTGGTATAGTTCCATACATAATAGTATTGAAACTGATGGGTCATAATCAGGTAGATAAGAATACCTGAGGAGATCAGCAGGGTGACTCCCTTAGTTCCCCAAAGCCAGTTTGAAACACGCTCAATTTTTTTGTTGTTGCTGTATGCCGCGTAGGAATAGGCGATCATTGCGGCAATTGAAGCAATAAACGACGCCGCAAGAAAAATGTGCCCGATTGTACCTGTCATAAATCTTAACCTTCTTCAGCGCTTGTAAATTCTATCTCACTGGCATCGTTGTACTTAGACGGGCACTTCATCAGCATGTCATTTGCATAGAACGTGTTGTTCCGCATCTCGCCAATTACCACCAATTGAGTGGCCTGCTCGAAATTATTCGGTTTTGGCCGCGGATATACAACACGGCGCACATTTCCATCTTCATCTTTCATATGAAATGAAAATTGCATCCTCTCACGGGAGAAGCCCCATTCCTCGGAATCATCCCAAACGCCAACCACATGAGATGACGGACGATGTTCCGCTTCAATAAAATTAACGTATGTATCGATACTATTACCAAAGTTATACATCAAAAGAGATGTAAACAGTACAATAGCCCCTATTCCCAAATATAGCTTAATGTTCATTTTTCAGAATCTTGTTCTAACGTTTTTTCGAGTTTAGCTACTTTTTTATCTACTCTTATCATGAAAAAGAGCAGTACGAACCAAATGATCAGGCTGACTCCCAGCACAACAAAAATGAGATCATTTGAACTCATGAATTGCACAAATGCAGATGCCTGCTCTGTGTTTTCCATGGCAGTCCATTGATCTGAGTAACTCGACGTGAGTGTATCAACGGACGATTCCTGTAAATCTTTTACTGCTGATGCTGCTGTTTTCATACCTGAGCGGTCGTGCGGTCTTTAATTTTTTTATATCTGTTCATAATGTCCATCATCCAGATTGCCAGCCCGATAAAACCGATAACTGCCGGGTAAAATATAAGCCGAAGCTCGGGTGCGGTCATGTCGCTGAATGCCGGATTACCTTCTGCCCCGGGGTGCAGACTTGGAAGCTGCCTTGGGATGATGTATAAGAGGAAAGGTACGGTTGTAACTCCAAAAATATTGTACACAGCCGAGATTTTCGCCTTTTTTACATTGTTGTTAAATGCGGAACGCAAAATAAAATAGGCCACAAAAATAAGCATTGAGAGTGCAGAAAGATTCATACGGGGCTCTGCAAACGTCCACCAGGTTCCCCAGGTAAAACGTGCCCAGAGTGCTCCGGTCAGGAGTCCGCAGATACCAAATGTAAGCCCGACTGCAGTTGCTGTTTCTGCTTTTCGATCCCACTTCAGATCCTCACTATTCAAATATCGAATACTGAAAACGAAAGCCATTCCAAAAGCAATCATCATCGTAAACCACATCGGTACATGCAGAAATAAATTCCGGGCCGTTTCTTCCAGAATTGGAATGTGTGGTATGGATATTAAGAATCCGACTGTGATGACCAATGTCATCCAAACGGCTACGATATACTTCCAGACTTGCAAAGCAGAGAGATTTATGTGATCGTTGTTAGCTGATTAATATACCCAAAATGAACTTAAAATGTGTGAATTCGATATGAATTAAACAGTTCCTTTTAGAATTGGGAATTCATCAAAAGTTTAGTAAAACGCGGTTATCCGACGGCCATCCGCAGATGAATTATGAAATCAAAATTTTGTTTTCTTTGGATAGGTTCTTAATCTCTGCGCATGTATTAAACTGACTTCTGTTCTGTAACTGAATTTTTCATCAATAATTGCAAGACCTGAATATTTATGGCATTAATGATTTCAGTATCCGGAATTCGCGGAATTTTCGGCTCACACCTTACTCCGGAAAACATCATCCGATTTACGGCCGCTTACGGCACCTGGCTTGACGGCGGTACGGTTGTCGTGGGAAGAGATTCAAGAGTAACCGGCCAAATCTGCGAAGATCTCGTCTGTGCAACACTCCAGAGTGTTGGATGTGATGTTATAAAAACCGGTATCGTACCCACTCCAACTGTTGCCATGGGAGTGCTGAAACATGCGGCGCAGGGTGGTTTGATTATAACAGCGAGCCATAATCCGGCCCAATGGAATGCCCTGAAAATGCTGAACGAGAAAAGTGAATTTCTCGACCCGGAACAGGGAAAAAAGGTGATCGAAATTGCAGAAAACGGGGAGTTCAATTACAAACCGTATGACCAGATCGGGAGGATTATCACCGATACGGAGTTGATTGACTCCCATATTCAGAAAATTCTCGCACTCCCCTATATTGATTCAGAGACTATTAAAAAGAGTAAATTCACTGTTGCTGTTGATGCTGTAAACGGTGCCGGATCAGAAGCCCTTCCTCAATTGCTTGAGGCGCTTGGTGTTTCTGTGCACAAACTCCACTGCGAACCAACCGGTATTTTCCCTCACAACCCGGAGCCGCTGCCCGAACATCTTGAAGAGATCTGCAATTTTGTGCGCGATAATGATTGCGATCTCGGAGTGGTTACAGATCCCGATGGCGACCGGCTTGCGCTCGTTGATGAAAACGGAAAACTTTTTGGAGAAGAGTACACACAGGTTGCTGCGTTTGATTTTATGCTTGAAAAAAATCCGGGCGATACCGCAACCAACCTCTCCTCATCACGAGCTGCAGATGATATTTCCGAAAAACATGGACAGACCTGTCACCGCGCTTCTGTGGGCGAAATCAATGTTGTGAAAGTGATGCAGGAAAAAGAGGCCGTAATCAGCGGCGAAGGCAATGGCGGTGTGATCAATCCTGATCTCCATGCCGGCCGCGATGCGCTTGTCGGCACAGCAATGATTCTTCAGCTGCTGGCAGAGCGAAAAATTAAAGCCTCTGCCTATCGCGATTCGCTGCCCGACTACAAGATGGTGAAACAAAAAATCCAGCTTTCCGATCTGGGAATGGATGCCGATGAACTGCTTGAAAAAGTTGCCGAAACATTTAAAAATGAAGAGGTAAATACACTTGACGGTGTGAAGATAGACTTCAGCGAAGGTTGGGTTCACTTCCGAAAATCGAATACGGAGCCGATTGTGCGAGTTTACAGTGAAGGAAAAAGCGAAGAGGATGCCCGTTCACTGGCAGACAAAGTTCTGGATGTGATTCGGTAAATCATTGCTGTTCAAAATATTTTTGAAGCTGGCAAAAGCCTGAGTTCGATTCTAAAATTAATTTAAAAAAGCGGGTGATCCTGTCCAAAAGAGCGTCATCCCGTACTTGATACGGGATCTCCTATCCCTAATACAGGAGATACCGGATCAAAGTCCGGTATGACAGTAACTGAAGATAATATGCCTTGTTGTACGCTCTTTTGGACAGGATCACCCGCTTTTTAACATTAGGTATGACATTATTAATCGAACTCAGGTTAAAAGCATTTTTTTAAAGTAGATGGATCTACAGGAAAGTTTGTTGATGAAAAATTCTTGTGCTGTTTATGAAGTTATAAAGGCTCCCGGTCATGTTGCAACCCGATCCAGCATCTCCCATTCTGGTTCGAAACGTTAAACTCCGCAAGTGAGATACGGTTGTTTTATGCGAAGACGGGAGATTAGGGAACAGGGTTCGCGATAACATCTCAAAAGAGTGTGTAGCTGTTACGACTTCTGGACTTCTCGGTTCAGCGAACCGAGTTACGTAGGAATTCCAGACGCTTAAAAATCGCTGAGTTCCGCTGAAAGACTTCTGTCCAAATTTCACAACTCAGCGAAACTCTGTGTGATACTTTGTGTAAATCTGCGATTTTAAAAATCAACGCGGATTATTCACCAGGTAATTTTTGATAGATCAAGCGGGTGCACGATTCATCATCCTAACCACATTTTTTTCAAAATCGGGATATATAATTCCTCTCTCGGTGATTATGCCGGATATATATCGGTGCGGGGTGATATCAAATGCAGGGTTGTAGGCGCTGGTCTGACCCGGAGAAATCGGATGCCCGTTTAGTGCAGTGACTTCCTCCTCATCACGTAATTCTATTTCGATATCATCTCCCGACGCAAGAGAAAGGTCAAACGTAGAATAGGGTGCCGCCACATAAAACGGGATGCCGTTCTCTTTCGCCAGAACAGCCAGCGTGTACGTTCCGATTTTGTTTGCCGTATCGCCATTTCGCGAAATTCGGTCAGCGCCCAGAATAACCAGGTCTACCTCTCCCCTTTGCATTAAAAATCCAGCCGCAGAATCCACAATCAGGGAGTGCGGTACTCCGGCTTTTCTCAACTCCCAGGTTGTCAGCCGTGCGCCCTGCAGAAGCGGACGAGTCTCATCAACCCACACCTGATTTATATTTCCTGCATTGTGAGCGTGCGTAATGCAGGAGAGCGCCGTGCCAAACTGACCGGTGGCAAGACCGCCTGTATTGCAATGTGTGAGTACCCGTTTCGGCTGATCAAAAAGCTGCAGTCCTTTTTCTCCGATCGATCTGCAAAGTTCGCGGTCCTCATCATGGATCTGAACGGCATCAGCCAGAACACTTTTCTTAATTTCATCAGTATTTTGCCCGTCACGCACGCCTCGTTCAACCTGATCCATCAGCTTATTTAGCGCCCACGACAAATTTACCGCTGTTGGCCTGGCAGAGTTTAGTGAGTCAGCTACCCTTCGGCACGCTTTTAAGAATTGATTGTCTATCTCAGTTTCCAAATCTTTAATACCGAGATAAAAACCGTATGCCCCCGAAATTCCAATTGCCGGGGCACCCCGTACACTTAATCTCCGGATGGCGTTTCGCACATCCTCAGCCGTTTTCAACTCGAGATAATTCTCCTCTCCGGGCAATTTGGTTTGATCGATAATTACCAGGGATTCGCCATCCCACCGTATCGATTCAAATACGTTTTCTGAACTGCTCATTTATACTACGTTTTATAGATTATAAACGCTGATTCGATTCAATTCGCTTTAGAGTCTCGGAAATCTCTGACAATAAGGGTTCGAGAGAATGACCAGTCTTCGAATCCTCAACCGGGGCTGAAGCGTGGTGAAAAGTGACTTCATCCCGCTGATCCATCACCTTTTTTCTGAAACCTTCGGAATCGATAATACCAGTCAGCTTCATATCCACAGCATTTGCAGCACTTTGGCCAGCTGTTTCAATTTGAAGTGAACTTAACCCAAAGTAACGTAAAACCGGGCCTTCCTTGAATGCCAGATCCTGAATTTTATCCAGCGGTATGGTTCGCTCTGTGGTAAACAAAACTCCTTTTTTGAAATGGAGAGCGCGGGTTGTTAATTCACAGTGAAGACCTTCAAAATATTTATTCAGGTAGGCGCGGCCGGCTATCAGCCAGACCGGTATCAAAATAATTCCAAATACTGTGGCTGCTAACCCCGCGATCACACAGATATTGATATACGTTTTGATCCTCGGCTCGAATTGAGCTTCATAAATTCGTGTTGCTTTTCCCTGGCGTGACGTCATAATCTGATTCTAAAAGTTTCGAAAAAAGTGAAACGATTATACCGCATTTTCTCATCACTTGTTACACAGATTAATATTTGCAGCGCTTTATCTTCCGCCCGATTCCGGAGCCTTACAACAGCTCATCAAGTGCATCCTGCAGATTTTTCAGCTTAACATTTCCGTGTGATGCACTCCAAAACGGCGCACCGTTGTGGAGCAATATCACCTGAGGGGATTCATGCCGGATCCCGGTTTTTTCAGTAATGTAAGCTGATACCGGACGCAACGATACCACATCCACTAAATGAAGATCGGCAATCCCGGCCAGATCATCCAAACCCGTTTCCAGGCTTCGTTTGGAAAATATCGACACTGCACACCTGTAACTATGCTTGTAAATAATCTGCGGTTTCTCACGGTTTCCGATGAGTTCATCCACAGATTCATTCGTCTTAAGGGCAGACCAGTGACTGTTTTCAGGCGTATCCGTGCCACTAAACCACGAACGGATTGATTTCATATAGCCATATTGAAGATATTGATAAAATTAGATTTACAGAATTAATGAAAGGCGATTATTTACGCAGGAACCTCTTCATCAAGTGTAAAACCCTGCAGAGCTACCGCTTCACGCAGGAGTTTCATTCCAAGTCCGATACGTTTCAGTTCCGGTACATCTCCGGTAAGATCAAGAATCGTAGTGTCCTGCCCTGAAAGTTCCTGCTGATGATCAACAACAAGATCAACAAGATTATCAAAACGGCTGAGATAGAGTTCACGGTCGTTACCGTCCGGCTGTCCATTTTCAACATTGGGCAGTTTCGCTGTGATGGCCATCACGGGGCGGCCGAGTTCCTGGATCGTTTGCAAACAGATGGGGTAATTGGGCACACGAATCCCAACAGTTCGCTTTTTAGGGTGGGTTAAAAGCCGGGGAACTTCGCGCGTTGCGGGCAGGATAAATGTATATGGACCGGGAATCAGACGTTTGATTAATTTAAAATTGTCATCAGAAAGGTTTGCAAACGTTGATACGTGTTCAAGACTGTGACACATCACCGACAGGTGATCCTTCTTTCCCATCTGGCGAATCTGACGAATCCTGTCCAT encodes the following:
- a CDS encoding alpha/beta hydrolase, which codes for MKESEAELLQSGKAGFKIQVPYQLLETGKKEAEKPLIVYLHGFGKNIKSFKTECIPMLGLSAYHLFIQGPYPLYDRKGQKKVEDWGRAWYMYDGEQEQFRVSLDHASRFIRQIIQRTTGAISSNRTCIIGFSMGGYLAGYHAIHNPEQVNELIMYGARFKSELLIGDYRKISHQNILALHGIDDNMVEPAPQRKEMEVLRSNGVDATFVEIEETHTFSNTGIERIIDWLSHRGYN
- the truA gene encoding tRNA pseudouridine(38-40) synthase TruA, whose amino-acid sequence is MQRWKLTFEYDGTKFSGWQKQPRGRTVEQVIEEALSTLFQFDVDIAGQGRTDAGVHAMAQTAHADLPDETERNRFIHAMRGLLPPDVAMTDAVLADPGFHARFHALSRSYLYRIMERKSPLRRHYSWNCGYEIERNVLKKLAGKVLGAHDFRNFCIPPEVENMTTICTVSQSYWFENDGMLCYRVQANRFLRHMVRRLTGAMVREATGKAETGKFEDLLRGEEVRQKAYSAPSHGLCLEYVEYPEKIKL
- a CDS encoding heme lyase CcmF/NrfE family subunit, yielding MTGTIGHIFLAASFIASIAAMIAYSYAAYSNNKKIERVSNWLWGTKGVTLLISSGILIYLIMTHQFQYYYVWNYTSLDLETQYLFSAFYGGQEGSFMLWIICSFVVGIGLIKWTRTPYKAPVMAVMALTQVFLLSMVVGWNFFGINIGASPFRTIAMEMPNAPFIQANPDFVPADGSGLNDLLKSPWMMIHPPIIFVGFAMMTVPFAFAIASLWTKTYHEWIKPALPWTLAANLSLLTAIFLGGYWAYETLSFGGYWAWDPVENASLVPWLIGTAGIHAMIIQRKSSRAHKASIFLSILAYIAIVYQTFLTRSGVLGEQSVHSFVDLGLYGQLLLFILVMTFLGIGFYLYRYRELPSPEKESTVLSREFMTFTGSMLLLIMGLVIIFGTSSPIIGRFFVDNPTPPEISFYNNWSMPIAIIMAFFTVIGQHLFWKRYTWESLAGILVVPLLLTSIASILSIILGDVRNIYYMVFIFAAWFAVFGNGAILFDLLKRKPKLIGGSLNHIGFGVLLLGIIASSVYTEPLLDQRAADYNARIAQGDVYDEEGFPVTQPVEMFELEIDRPKLINERWMVTYEGYEVSDSPRPGQQSYRVRFEPVDGGSPFYMDPVVYPMLTTSSRDNIEWSVDPHVRSGLLSDIYFYVAGSRYVANENERVERQNQLLPVSGNEEPQDDTQKVELTRGETVEAGDFSLSFVDFRPASEEHLPDNTQVGIRALIRVENISSGRAYEVEPLFAVYTEEGRSFTYSPGLAIDAWEMEVQFSRLIPEDESIELTINGTLEDFEEDWILVVAEIKPFVSVVWLGTFLLMGGFTISIFRHWSREKKTQENYSDDESEE
- a CDS encoding cytochrome c maturation protein CcmE, giving the protein MNIKLYLGIGAIVLFTSLLMYNFGNSIDTYVNFIEAEHRPSSHVVGVWDDSEEWGFSRERMQFSFHMKDEDGNVRRVVYPRPKPNNFEQATQLVVIGEMRNNTFYANDMLMKCPSKYNDASEIEFTSAEEG
- a CDS encoding CcmD family protein yields the protein MKTAASAVKDLQESSVDTLTSSYSDQWTAMENTEQASAFVQFMSSNDLIFVVLGVSLIIWFVLLFFMIRVDKKVAKLEKTLEQDSEK
- the ccsA gene encoding cytochrome c biogenesis protein CcsA encodes the protein MQVWKYIVAVWMTLVITVGFLISIPHIPILEETARNLFLHVPMWFTMMIAFGMAFVFSIRYLNSEDLKWDRKAETATAVGLTFGICGLLTGALWARFTWGTWWTFAEPRMNLSALSMLIFVAYFILRSAFNNNVKKAKISAVYNIFGVTTVPFLLYIIPRQLPSLHPGAEGNPAFSDMTAPELRLIFYPAVIGFIGLAIWMMDIMNRYKKIKDRTTAQV
- the glmM gene encoding phosphoglucosamine mutase, with the protein product MALMISVSGIRGIFGSHLTPENIIRFTAAYGTWLDGGTVVVGRDSRVTGQICEDLVCATLQSVGCDVIKTGIVPTPTVAMGVLKHAAQGGLIITASHNPAQWNALKMLNEKSEFLDPEQGKKVIEIAENGEFNYKPYDQIGRIITDTELIDSHIQKILALPYIDSETIKKSKFTVAVDAVNGAGSEALPQLLEALGVSVHKLHCEPTGIFPHNPEPLPEHLEEICNFVRDNDCDLGVVTDPDGDRLALVDENGKLFGEEYTQVAAFDFMLEKNPGDTATNLSSSRAADDISEKHGQTCHRASVGEINVVKVMQEKEAVISGEGNGGVINPDLHAGRDALVGTAMILQLLAERKIKASAYRDSLPDYKMVKQKIQLSDLGMDADELLEKVAETFKNEEVNTLDGVKIDFSEGWVHFRKSNTEPIVRVYSEGKSEEDARSLADKVLDVIR
- the mtnA gene encoding S-methyl-5-thioribose-1-phosphate isomerase codes for the protein MSSSENVFESIRWDGESLVIIDQTKLPGEENYLELKTAEDVRNAIRRLSVRGAPAIGISGAYGFYLGIKDLETEIDNQFLKACRRVADSLNSARPTAVNLSWALNKLMDQVERGVRDGQNTDEIKKSVLADAVQIHDEDRELCRSIGEKGLQLFDQPKRVLTHCNTGGLATGQFGTALSCITHAHNAGNINQVWVDETRPLLQGARLTTWELRKAGVPHSLIVDSAAGFLMQRGEVDLVILGADRISRNGDTANKIGTYTLAVLAKENGIPFYVAAPYSTFDLSLASGDDIEIELRDEEEVTALNGHPISPGQTSAYNPAFDITPHRYISGIITERGIIYPDFEKNVVRMMNRAPA
- a CDS encoding PH domain-containing protein, whose amino-acid sequence is MTSRQGKATRIYEAQFEPRIKTYINICVIAGLAATVFGIILIPVWLIAGRAYLNKYFEGLHCELTTRALHFKKGVLFTTERTIPLDKIQDLAFKEGPVLRYFGLSSLQIETAGQSAANAVDMKLTGIIDSEGFRKKVMDQRDEVTFHHASAPVEDSKTGHSLEPLLSEISETLKRIESNQRL
- the ytxJ gene encoding bacillithiol system redox-active protein YtxJ; the protein is MKSIRSWFSGTDTPENSHWSALKTNESVDELIGNREKPQIIYKHSYRCAVSIFSKRSLETGLDDLAGIADLHLVDVVSLRPVSAYITEKTGIRHESPQVILLHNGAPFWSASHGNVKLKNLQDALDELL
- a CDS encoding L-threonylcarbamoyladenylate synthase, translated to MSERVKINPESPKRKQIFDLVDILLDEGVVMIPTDSQYALVCDYQNKSGMDRIRQIRQMGKKDHLSVMCHSLEHVSTFANLSDDNFKLIKRLIPGPYTFILPATREVPRLLTHPKKRTVGIRVPNYPICLQTIQELGRPVMAITAKLPNVENGQPDGNDRELYLSRFDNLVDLVVDHQQELSGQDTTILDLTGDVPELKRIGLGMKLLREAVALQGFTLDEEVPA